From one Rhodamnia argentea isolate NSW1041297 chromosome 1, ASM2092103v1, whole genome shotgun sequence genomic stretch:
- the LOC115754539 gene encoding DUF724 domain-containing protein 6-like isoform X1 — protein MKVFKCRRQKLVLSKGSAVEVARGDAGSIGAWYAAKIVDVESPRKQSGKLSKIQKVLVEYEQLVSDGESNPLVESVETRCLRPLPPLREGKQCSFKLDDSVEAKWRNGWWHGFVKMVLEDSRYCVCIDGGIVDDVFESSDLREHWSWIRGRWYPTEKKKEQEAPSALDDQGPLEESCYSKNMPKVGTELELPDVLEDSLKVKAIVSPYPAKNTEAQPLPRTLKTPYELRPAKKIKRGALIGNAASRRLLKKLSEGTVKVPSVVADQENEKQKIVEFNDTIKYPLRRRGKFAISKAKYTNTHKPGKEDNAGSTIKRVVQTLMQQDGFPRLSCVLGLQAEGRRTFMFADTGQFPKKELGQNEQNCKGKSHKRKRRMPQKLVVVRPEVPETGMEHNVTSAVVGEPISTDYGTWRVQPPSSLGAHHSGVPDASRREGANGSGNFEKKNDLCNAETSNTNEDQPLSTCSDGIHTPTCIEGSSESVSGKCRCLFVKTSPVWKMIESMEIFQTTPQNPHFSPLWACKEGYREGAAIGITATFASLTDKISNLLFDDPRCRFDSCLETLCDMEKHGFEVTAMRRRVNELLAIKEKLEQFQDGLKDAELEIADMERKEREISEEMEEIDKKMTELREKYAALKSEKERKDVEIAQLRMSLQGNNEQILSVRLEFEKLAALLPWESK, from the exons atgaaggttttcaaatgtaGACGCCAAAAACTGGTCCTTTCGAAAGGCTCGGCAGTGGAGGTTGCGCGCGGTGACGCTGGCTCGATTGGTGCGTGGTACGCGGCCAAAATTGTGGATGTGGAGTCACCACGGAAGCAATCTGGCAAGTTGAGTAAGATTCAGAAGGTTCTGGTGGAGTATGAGCAGTTGGTGAGTGATGGTGAGTCTAACCCTTTGGTTGAATCAGTAGAGACTCGGTGTTTAAGGCCTCTTCCTCCATTGCGCGAGGGTAAGCAATGCAGCTTCAAGTTGGATGACTCAGTCGAAGCAAAGTGGAGAAATGGATGGTGGCATGGGTTTGTGAAGATGGTTTTGGAGGACTCAAGGTATTGCGTTTGTATTGATGGTGGAATAGTTGACGATGTGTTTGAGAGCAGTGATTTGCGGGAGCATTGGAGCTGGATCAGAGGGAGATGGTATCCCaccgagaagaagaaggagcag GAAGCTCCTTCGGCTTTAGACGATCAAGGGCCATTAGAAGAATCATGTTATAGTAAGAATATGCCTAAGGTTGGAACAGAACTTGAACTTCCAGATGTTTTGGAGGACAGCTTGAAAGTGAAAGCTATTGTTTCCCCATATCCAGCGAAGAATACGGAGGCGCAGCCACTTCCACGGACTTTGAAGACTCCCTATGAATTGCGGCCAGCTAAAAAGATAAAGCGAGGAGCCTTGATTGGAAATGCAGCAAGTCGACGACTTCTGAAGAAACTAAGTGAAGGCACTGTAAAGGTGCCATCAGTTGTAGCAGATCAG GAAAATGAGAAACAGAAAATAGTTGAATTCAATGACACTATAAAGTATCCTCTTCGAAGAAGGGGGAAGTTTGCTATCTCTAAAGCTAAatacacaaacacacacaaacCAG GTAAGGAGGACAATGCTGGAAGTACTATCAAGAGAGTTGTTCAAACTTTAATGCAACAAGATGGTTTTCCACGCTTGAGTTGCGTCCTAGGGTTGCAAGCTGAAGGAAGGAGAACGTTTATGTTTGCAGATACGGGtcaatttcctaaaaaagagTTG GGTCAAAATGAGCAGAATTGCAAGGGAAAGAGTcataaaaggaagagaagaatgCCACAGAAGTTGGTGGTCGTGAGACCTGAGGTTCCAGAGACAG GCATGGAGCACAATGTAACCAGCGCTGTGGTTGGTGAACCAATTTCAACGGATTATGGTACCTGGAGAGTTCAACCACCTTCAAGCTTGGGAGCACATCATTCTG GTGTTCCAGATGCATCCAGAAGGGAAGGAGCCAATGGTTCTGGGAATTTCGAGAAAAAGAATGACTTATGCAATGCTGAGACATCCAACACCAATGAAGATCAACCTCTATCGACGTGTTCTGATGGAATACACACACCGACATGCATTGAGGGATCAA GTGAGAGCGTGTCTGGCAAGTGTAGATGCTTATTTGTGAAAACCTCGCCTGTTTGGAAGATGATTGAATCAATGGAAATATTCCAAACGACACCACAAAATCCACATTTTAGTCCTCTTTGGGCGTGCAAAGAAGGATATCGTGAAGGAGCAGCTATTGGCATCACGGCAACTTTTGCATCTTTGACCGACAAAATATCCAACCTGCTATTTGATGACCCGCGATGCCGTTTTGATAGCTGCTTGGAGACTCTTTGTGACATGGAAAAACATGGATTTGAGGTTACAGCTATGCGGAGGCGCGTGAATGAGTTGCTAGCAATTAAAGAGAAGCTGGAACAGTTTCAGGATGGATTAAAGGATGCTGAActtgaaattgctgacatggaacgcaaggagagagaaattagtgaagagatggaagaaattgataagaagatGACCGAGTTGCGAGAAAAATATGCAGCACTGAAgtcagaaaaggagagaaaagatgTTGAGATCGCCCAGTTGAGGATGAGCTTGCAAGGCAACAATGAACAAATTTTGAGCGTGCGGCTTGAGTTTGAAAAATTGGCTGCTCTTCTCCCTTGGGAATCGAAGTGA
- the LOC115754539 gene encoding DUF724 domain-containing protein 3-like isoform X2: MKVFKCRRQKLVLSKGSAVEVARGDAGSIGAWYAAKIVDVESPRKQSGKLSKIQKVLVEYEQLVSDGESNPLVESVETRCLRPLPPLREGKQCSFKLDDSVEAKWRNGWWHGFVKMVLEDSRYCVCIDGGIVDDVFESSDLREHWSWIRGRWYPTEKKKEQEAPSALDDQGPLEESCYSKNMPKVGTELELPDVLEDSLKVKAIVSPYPAKNTEAQPLPRTLKTPYELRPAKKIKRGALIGNAASRRLLKKLSEGTVKVPSVVADQENEKQKIVEFNDTIKYPLRRRGKFAISKAKYTNTHKPGKEDNAGSTIKRVVQTLMQQDGFPRLSCVLGLQAEGRRTFMFADTGQFPKKELGQNEQNCKGKSHKRKRRMPQKLVVVRPEVPETGVPDASRREGANGSGNFEKKNDLCNAETSNTNEDQPLSTCSDGIHTPTCIEGSSESVSGKCRCLFVKTSPVWKMIESMEIFQTTPQNPHFSPLWACKEGYREGAAIGITATFASLTDKISNLLFDDPRCRFDSCLETLCDMEKHGFEVTAMRRRVNELLAIKEKLEQFQDGLKDAELEIADMERKEREISEEMEEIDKKMTELREKYAALKSEKERKDVEIAQLRMSLQGNNEQILSVRLEFEKLAALLPWESK; encoded by the exons atgaaggttttcaaatgtaGACGCCAAAAACTGGTCCTTTCGAAAGGCTCGGCAGTGGAGGTTGCGCGCGGTGACGCTGGCTCGATTGGTGCGTGGTACGCGGCCAAAATTGTGGATGTGGAGTCACCACGGAAGCAATCTGGCAAGTTGAGTAAGATTCAGAAGGTTCTGGTGGAGTATGAGCAGTTGGTGAGTGATGGTGAGTCTAACCCTTTGGTTGAATCAGTAGAGACTCGGTGTTTAAGGCCTCTTCCTCCATTGCGCGAGGGTAAGCAATGCAGCTTCAAGTTGGATGACTCAGTCGAAGCAAAGTGGAGAAATGGATGGTGGCATGGGTTTGTGAAGATGGTTTTGGAGGACTCAAGGTATTGCGTTTGTATTGATGGTGGAATAGTTGACGATGTGTTTGAGAGCAGTGATTTGCGGGAGCATTGGAGCTGGATCAGAGGGAGATGGTATCCCaccgagaagaagaaggagcag GAAGCTCCTTCGGCTTTAGACGATCAAGGGCCATTAGAAGAATCATGTTATAGTAAGAATATGCCTAAGGTTGGAACAGAACTTGAACTTCCAGATGTTTTGGAGGACAGCTTGAAAGTGAAAGCTATTGTTTCCCCATATCCAGCGAAGAATACGGAGGCGCAGCCACTTCCACGGACTTTGAAGACTCCCTATGAATTGCGGCCAGCTAAAAAGATAAAGCGAGGAGCCTTGATTGGAAATGCAGCAAGTCGACGACTTCTGAAGAAACTAAGTGAAGGCACTGTAAAGGTGCCATCAGTTGTAGCAGATCAG GAAAATGAGAAACAGAAAATAGTTGAATTCAATGACACTATAAAGTATCCTCTTCGAAGAAGGGGGAAGTTTGCTATCTCTAAAGCTAAatacacaaacacacacaaacCAG GTAAGGAGGACAATGCTGGAAGTACTATCAAGAGAGTTGTTCAAACTTTAATGCAACAAGATGGTTTTCCACGCTTGAGTTGCGTCCTAGGGTTGCAAGCTGAAGGAAGGAGAACGTTTATGTTTGCAGATACGGGtcaatttcctaaaaaagagTTG GGTCAAAATGAGCAGAATTGCAAGGGAAAGAGTcataaaaggaagagaagaatgCCACAGAAGTTGGTGGTCGTGAGACCTGAGGTTCCAGAGACAG GTGTTCCAGATGCATCCAGAAGGGAAGGAGCCAATGGTTCTGGGAATTTCGAGAAAAAGAATGACTTATGCAATGCTGAGACATCCAACACCAATGAAGATCAACCTCTATCGACGTGTTCTGATGGAATACACACACCGACATGCATTGAGGGATCAA GTGAGAGCGTGTCTGGCAAGTGTAGATGCTTATTTGTGAAAACCTCGCCTGTTTGGAAGATGATTGAATCAATGGAAATATTCCAAACGACACCACAAAATCCACATTTTAGTCCTCTTTGGGCGTGCAAAGAAGGATATCGTGAAGGAGCAGCTATTGGCATCACGGCAACTTTTGCATCTTTGACCGACAAAATATCCAACCTGCTATTTGATGACCCGCGATGCCGTTTTGATAGCTGCTTGGAGACTCTTTGTGACATGGAAAAACATGGATTTGAGGTTACAGCTATGCGGAGGCGCGTGAATGAGTTGCTAGCAATTAAAGAGAAGCTGGAACAGTTTCAGGATGGATTAAAGGATGCTGAActtgaaattgctgacatggaacgcaaggagagagaaattagtgaagagatggaagaaattgataagaagatGACCGAGTTGCGAGAAAAATATGCAGCACTGAAgtcagaaaaggagagaaaagatgTTGAGATCGCCCAGTTGAGGATGAGCTTGCAAGGCAACAATGAACAAATTTTGAGCGTGCGGCTTGAGTTTGAAAAATTGGCTGCTCTTCTCCCTTGGGAATCGAAGTGA
- the LOC115754545 gene encoding disease resistance protein RUN1-like: MYKVEALENGEALELFRKHAFQINQEIEISSNLVDRVLYYANGLPLALAVLGSFLRGKRELEWESILKKLAKSPHKEINDVLKVSYDGLEPYAKGIFLDIACFFKRCETKYIKKVLDNCDFEPTIGVQALIERSLISEERGSLRMHDLLQSMGMDIVKQECCDDPGKRSRLWLDEDVLDVLSEMWEQLQ; the protein is encoded by the exons ATGTATAAAGTTGAAGCTCTTGAGAATGGTGAAGCTCTCGAACTTTTTAGAAAGCATGCTTTTCAAATAaatcaagaaatagaaataagcaGCAATCTTGTTGATAGGGTTTTATATTATGCCAACGGCCTTCCTTTGGCCCTTGCGGTATTGGGGTCTTTCTTGCGCGGTAAAAGAGAACTTGAATGGGAAAGCATCCTGAAAAAACTTGCCAAAAGTCCTCACAAAGAAATCAATGATGTGTTAAAGGTGAGTTACGATGGATTGGAGCCCTATGCAAAGGGGATTTTTCTCGACATTGCTTGTTTCTTCAAGAGGTGCGAGACAAAGTACATTAAGAAAGTTCTTGATAATTGTGATTTCGAGCCAACTATTGGAGTACAAGCCCTCATTGAGCGCTCCTTGATTAGTGAAGAGAGAGGATCCTTACGGATGCATGACTTATTACAATCGATGGGTATGGATATCGTCAAACAAGAATGCTGTGATGATCCTGGAAAACGTAGTAGGCTATGGCTTGATGaggatgttcttgatgttctaTCAGAGATGTG GGAACAGCTGCAATAA